The window CCTTATGCGATCGCCAGCCGCCAGCCGTGTCAGTGGTGCCGAGGGCGGTTACGTACTTGGGTTTACCCTCCACCAATTCCAACCCATTGAGATGACAGCGATCGTCAGGCGCATAGGCACTGGCAAAGGGAGGTCGCCAGCGGGGGACAAAACTGTGATCAAGATCCTGCGTACAGAGACACGAAAATCGCGTGTTTACAAACCAAAGCCCCTCATTGCCCCAAGCCATTTCGTGAATATCAATATCCCCGGTGACGTGGATATTGCGGGGGAGAAAACAGGCATCGTGTTTGCCCGCAGGGTCGAGTTTGGGGGCCGCAGCAGGCACATTGCGAAATTCCCAGATATACGAACTCGTACCGATCGCCATCTTGCCAGTACCATCAACGGCTAACCCCATGGGCTTTTGGAGTATCCGAAAATGGGTGTTTAGCGTTGCTCCATCGGCGCGAACCAGCACGATTTTTCCCGCCTGATAGGTAGAGACGGCAAGGGATATTCCCAGCTGGTTGAGTAGTTCTGGGAAATTGGTTGTGTGGATGCTGCGAAGTGGTTCCAGGGTGGCTGGAGCTGGGAAAGAAACCATTGCTCTTTTTTGAGTTGAGCCGTGCTAGTCACCTGGTTTCTGCAATCCCTAACCAGATCACGGCTGGGCTTTGAGAGAAACCGGGTGTCGAGTGGGGGCACGCTAAGCGGCTTCGCTCAGCAGGGAATCGAGCCCGCCCCGGCGATCTAGCGCATAGAGGTCATCACACCCCCCAATATGCTGATCGTTGATAAAAATCTGCGGCACGGTTTTACGACCATTGGCCCGGGCTGCCATGCGCACTCGGGCACCCCCATTTCCGTCAATTTTGTATTCCGTGTATTGCACCCCTTTCCACCACAGCAGCAGCTTGGCTCGAATGCAATAGGGACAAGTTTGCCAGGTGTAGATTTCTACGTTGGCGTGAACATTCTCTGTCGGGCGCTTTAGTAGATTTTTTAAAAACATCATCAGTAACAGAATGAGAGTCGTTAGGAATGGCTTGGGCAAGCTGTGCCCATCCTACAACTGGGATACCACACTTTTAGGGGCTTGGCTTTTTCAATCCAGGGTGCAGGAATCGAACCTGCCTAAGGCGAATTATGAGTTCGCTGCCTAATCCGCTCGGCCAACCCTGGTGAGTAACCACAATTCTAGCGGACAACTTTAGTCAGGAATCGAAAGTGGTTATTTATTGATAGGGAATGGGGGAAAAGGGAATGGGAAATAGGGCATTGGGTTCCTGCGTCTATCCCACTATCTACTTCCTCAAGCCTACTACTCCCTCATGTCTCCTAGCGCCAGCTGCCGACCAACACGTAAGGAGCCCAGTATCGGGGGCGACCTGGATATTGTTCCATAAGGGTTACTTGCGCCTGCCGCAGGGCTTCGGCACGGCTGATGCCGGGTTTGCCCAGGTTTGCATATAGGGTTTCAGCAAAGAGTACGCTGGCGGTATCGTCTACGCTCCAGAGGGTGGCGATGGTGCTTCTGGCTCCAGCTTGTACGGTGGCGCCGGCGATGCCGAGCACTTCGCGGCTGTCTCCGGTTGCGGTTTTGCAGGCGCTGAGGATGAGCATTTCTAGATGGGTCGCTGCCTGGCGACGGCTTTCAAACACCTGACCCAACGTGTCGATATCGATACGACCATCGGCGGCCAAAATGAACGTGTTTTGGCGATCGCTGCCGAACTGGCCATGGGTGGCCAGGTGAACGATGGTGTAATCTGTCTCGCTGAGTTGGCGATTGAGGGCTTCACGGGTGAAGGCTTGATCCTTCAGCAGGGTTGTGGATAGGTTCGTGGCTGCGATCGTGTCGAGTTCAACATTGACGTTGGGCAATGGCCCATAGGTGCGAGCTTCCGCTGCAGGGGGATGGGTGAGGCTGGCGGCTAAGACCTGCAGCTGGTCTTGGGGGGGCAAGGTCTGAGGATCTCGCACTTCTAAGCCCAGGATCAGCGATAGGGCATATTTTTCAACCAGAAAACCTTCGCCATCATGGAGGGTAGCCATGGGGATCAAGCGCAGGTCACCATCCAGAACAAAAATCAGCGTTTTGATGGCGTCTGGGGATAACAGACCCTGGTCAGCCGCGGGCTTCAGCAACCAGTTATACAGCTGTTCTCCATAGGGTTGGGCGTCTACGCCGCTGGTGAGCGCAGTCCGAAATTGCCGCAGGGTGGTATCCACCGTTTGGCGGGAGGCAGGCGCCGCATAGTGTAAAAGATCATCTTGCTGGGGGAGCTTCAGCACCAGCTCCAGGCGATCTTTCAGAAGAATGGCGTACACCACGGCAGCGGTGGTGTCTTTCTCATTCACCACCTGATCAATGCTGACGGTTTTTTCAATACAGGCCGCCTGAAAGAAGTTTTCTAATTCCGCCACCTGCAGCGCTTCCATGACATCCCGAGCTTGCCGTAGCCGAGCCTGATTCTGGTCTCTATTGGCGCTAACTTGGGCTTTGTTCTGGGCACTGGCTCGCGCTTCGGTTTGCAGGTCGGGGACGGATGCTAATAACAGTTCGACTAACTCGCGATAGACAGGTTCTACGCTTTTGCGGAAGGAGAATTGCACATCGGCATTGGCGGTTACCAGGTCGCTGCGAAGACCCTTCAGAGTTTCAAAGGCATTCGTGTAGGCGGCGATCGCGTCATCCGACTGGGCTTGCGTTTTGAGGATGCGCCCCAGCTGCCACTGCCAGCGGTAGCTAATGTCATCGGCCCGAATCGGTTGGGCCAGAGCCAGGGCCCGGCGGGAAAGTTCCTCGGCGGCGTCCCATTGGCCGGTTTGCTCATAAATGTGGCCCAGGGTGCCCAGAACTAACGACTGACTCCGCACATCGCCCAGGGCCTCTGCTTGGGCTTGAGCCGGGACGAGGAGTTCAGCCACCTCTGCCCAACGAGGAATGGCGCGATCGCGCTGCTGTTTAAGGGCAATCAAATTCTCGGCCAGTCCGGTGTAGCCATAGATGGTGGTGCGACTGGGGGGGAGTTGAGACAGCCGTTCCTGAATGGTGGGATAAAAGGCGACGGCCTGCTCCCACTGGGCCACCACCGGATGGGTGAGTAATCGCATCAAGTTAAGGCGAGCCTGGATGCCCAGTTCCCCCTCTGCCAGATCCACCACTTGTTGGTAGTAGCGGAGGCTGGCCTGAGCGTGTCTTTGCGCCAGTTCGCGGCCTTTGCGTTCAAAGGTGGTGTTGAATTTTCCCTGCTCCAGGTTCCCAAGGCTGAGGGTGGCTGCAGCCATTAATGAATTGTTTTTTAATCCTTGCCCGATCGCGAGGCTGGTCTGTAATGCATCTCCAGCTCGGGCTAAATGCCCTGTAGCCCGGAGGCTATCTCCCAACTGCCGTAGAATAGTTGCTTTCATCGCCGAGTCGGGTTCGTCAGCCAGGTCGTCGGCCAAATCTTCCAGGGTGCGAAAGACTTGCTGGAAAAGCCCTTGGGCCTGCAGGGCCTGAGCCTGATGCAGACGACTGAGGGCCTGCCGTTGCGTATCACCTAACTGGGTGTAGAGTTCAGCGGTTTGTTTCCAGGTTGTGAGGGCGGCGTCAGATTCCCCCCGAGCAAAGTAGAGTTGTCCTTGCACGTCTAACATTTGGGCCTGGACGCCCTGGGGCACGGCCTGACTTTCCAGGCGTCCCCAGGCTTGGGTGAGGGCATCCTCGGCTCCCGTCCAGTTTCCCAATTGCTGATAGATCAGCGAGAGATTGCTCAGGGCGATCGCCGCTCTGAGGGTGTCCCCCTGGGTTCGGTACTGTTGCTGGGCTTGCTGTAGCAACGTTGCAGCGGCTTGATATTGCCCCTGGTCGTAGGCCACTTGGGCCTGTTGTTCTGGGTTTGCCTCAGCTTGGGCCAACTGAACCGGTGACTGGGTGGTTGACCAAGTCGCTGTTGGCGTGGCGGCTGGGAGATGGGCGATCGCGGGACGTCCTGTTGTCACACACAGGATCAAAGCCAACAGCCCTAGGAGCCAGTATCGAAATTGCTTGAATCTGCCCATGGGTCCCTATAAATTCCCTGCAAATAATTTTTTCTAAAAGAATGAATAGCCCAGGGAGAAGTAAATTCCCTGTTCTTGGAGCGTATCGTTATCGCCATCGGTGCTGATGAGCGGGATGCCAAAATCTGCCCTGACGTCTAAATTTTCCACCTGTAGCAGTAGCCCGGTGCCGATGCTTAATAGGCTGTTGGGGTCAGGGTCGGCTTCTTGGGTATTCCACCCCACGCCGCCTTCAATGAAGGGGGTCACTTGCAAAAGGCCGTCGCTGTTGCGATCGCGCCAAATTGGCAGCCGCACCTCTAAAGAAAGATTGGCCCCGTTATCGGTTAGCACTTCATCCTGGCTATAGCCCCGCACTGTAGCCTGGCCGCCCAAGCCGTAGCGCTCCAACGTTAGCAGCGGATCAGGGGTGAGCTGTATGCTCCCCCGCAGCAACAAGGGGGTGTCTGGCCCCAACAACTGCACCCATTGCCCCTGCCCCAACCAGGAAAAGAACTGACTATCGGGAATATCGCCGCTGTTGACGGTGGAGCCCAGGGCATCTAACCCCAGGTTGAATTGCGATCGTAGGGCAATCACCTGCTTCGGGCTACGCTGGCTCCATTCTTGGAAAAATCGCAGCGCCGTCACCGCAATGCGACCCTCATCATTGGCCCCGGCTGACAGAGGAAAGCCACCTATGTCGGCAATGCCCAGAAAAGTCTGGGTGCCCTGGCGAGAGGCGATCAGCCCCAGGGCCAGTTCTTGGGTGGGGGTTTGGATTACAGGCTGCCGCAGGGTGAGTTCCGCCACCGTGGCGTTGGAGGTCACCTCCAATATCTCAAAGGGAGATTCCAATACTTCGCTGCCGGTGTATCCCAAGGAGAAGGATAGGGTGCCGTTGTAGGGGTTGATGGGCAGGGTATAGGCAAAATCCACGTCCTGACTGCCTGAGGTAATGTTGTAGCCCAGGGTCAGGCCATCGCCAAGGCCCGTGAGGTTGCGCTCAGTCAATTGGATTTGGTTGCGGATGCTGCCCACGCTGGGGTTGCGGTTGTTATCGAGGGTGTAGCGCGCGCTAAAGCTGGTAGCTTCGGTAACGGAAACCACCAGCAGGTTGGTGCCGGGGCGGGTGCCTGCTTGCAAATCGGCGGAAATATTATCAATTAAGGGATCCAGCCGCAGGAGCTGCAGTCGTTCTAGCAGGCGATCTACCTGCAGAGGTGCCCCTGTTCCTAGATTGATGCGGCTACTGACATAGCCGGGTAGGAGTCGCTGCGTACCCTCTATCACAATCTCTTCTACACCGCCTTCCACCACTTGGATTTGGACGACACTGTCTTGAATGGCTTGGGGCGGAATAATCGCACCAGAGGTAATGTATCCGTTGTCCAAATACAGCTGGCTGATGGCATCCCGCACCGCCCGTACCTCGGTAAAGGTAATCGGGCGATCCACATAGTCAGTCGTGATGGTTTCAAAGTCAGCCTCAGAAAACACCGTGCTGCCCACTACCTCAAACCGCTGAATAACGATGGTCGCGTCGTCGCCGGGAAGGTTGGTGTCAGGAAGCGAGGGTGGGGTAATGTCGGGGCCCAGCAGTTCTTCAGGGGTGGGGAGGACAGGAAGCGGGGCCTCTTCAGGCAGGGGATCGAGACTCGGAGAAGCACCGTCGGTGTCGGGAAGGTTAGTTTGGGCCAGAACAGCAGGCGGTTGGGGGGTGAGTTCTAGTGGCCCCAATGGTGAATGCTCTGGTGTTTCTATTGAGGGCGGTGTGACCGCTGGCCAGCTCTCCAAGAATGAGGACACTGGCGGGGTAACTGCAGACGGTAAGGGTTTTTGAGCAGGGGCAGCGGCCCTGGCTGCAGACCCACTGAAACTTGGGGTAAAGGGACTTAACAGAAGCAGTAACCCGCCGATCGCGGAGCCGGTTATCGGCAAGTTGAGAGGGTTAACACCATGACAATGGGATTGAAGCATTTAAGAATAAAGGTGTGAGTAAGTATAGAGAGTTGGACTTCATATAGCCTTGTTTGTGCACTTGAATCCAGTGCATCTGAGCCAACACAGGGTCTAGGGTTTGGGGTCTAAGGTGTGCTTTACCCGAATGCACACCGCTATAAGGATTCGGGTTGGACGGTAGCTGCACATAGCCCAGCAGGCGGGAGGCCGGAGTGCTGGGGAGAGGTAGACTCAACGATGGCCACGAAGTAGACATTCCCCTCAGCATCAACCACCATGTCCTGGGCTTCGACTAAGGTGCCTTCAGTCTCTGGTACAGGGGGTGGGCTGACAGCAGCAGTTGAGGTGTCGCCATCGTAGGTAACCCAGGGAATGTCAATGCCCGCAGCAGTGCCCAGGTCACTGGGGCTCGGGGGCAAGCCGCCACGACCGGTGATAACAAATTCACTTGGGTTATCGGTATTGCCCAGGCCACAGCCCGCGACAATTTGGTTGGTGCGGTCTGCTAAATCAACCGGGAGTTCAGTGAGCCCTCGAGCTGGGTCAACATCTAGGGTATTCAGAACAATCTCTCCTTGCAAGCCAAAGGCTGAACTGGCGCTGAGGTCATTGCTCTGGTTGGCTCGCAGTTGGGCAGTTGTGAAGCCATTGGGTTCGGTAAAACCAAAAATGTTGATGGCTTCCACCTCAATGCGCCCACCATTGCCGCCTACGGCATTGGCAATGATGTCGTTGTTTTCATTGGGGCCAGCGATCAAAAAGTCTGTGGAGATGGTCACATTACCACCGTCTCCTCCATTGGGATTGGTGGACTCGGCGTTAATGAAGCTACCTTCCCGCAGGATGATTGCATCCCTGCTTCTTAAGTTGACGTTGCCCCCCCCGGGTAGTGACTCACTGGTGGCAGACAGTACGACGCCGTCATCAAACAGCAGGTCAGTGCCTAGGATATTGAGGTCACCGGCCAGCCCGCTATTGGCGCCGATTGCACCAACGGTCAGCTCGCCCTGTCCTTGAATGGTCAGGGGGCCGTCGTTTTGTACGGTGAAGCTGCCACCTCGGCCACTGCCGGTTGTCGCGGCGGCCACTCGTCCCCCATTGGCAAAGCTCAGCTGAGCGGTATTGATCCGAATGTCGCCGCCCGCGCCAGCTCCGCGGGTCGAGGCCGACAGTTGAGTGCCGTCAATGGCCACTTGGGCCGCGTTGATGTCTAAATCACCGGCTCGCCCATTGCCTTCGGTGTCGGCGGTAATGGTACCGGTGCCTTCAATGGCGAGGGCATTGGGTGCATTAAATGTCAGGTTGCCGCCCCTGGCTTCGCTAGAGGTGGTAGCAGAAATCTCGGTGCCTGCCCCCAAGTTGATGCGGGGGGTATTGACCGCGATGCTGCCTCCCTCACCTTCGGCGTTAGTGCTCGCAAAAATACCGCTGCCCGCGCCTTGAATCGTCAGGCTACGATCCGCATTGACCCGAATGTCACCACCTGATCCGGTACCGCTGGTTGAGGCCGATAGTCGAGTGCCGTCAATCACGATTTGGGTTGCGTTGACATCCAAATCACCGGCTCGTCCGCCGCTTTCAGTATCTGCGGTAATGGTCCCGGTGCCTTCAATGGTGAGAGCATTGGGCGCATTAAACGCCAGGTTGCCGCCCCTGGCTTCGCTAGAGGTGGTAGCAGCGATCGCGGTTCCTGCCTCCAAGTTGATGCGGGGGGTATTCACCGTGATGCTACCCCCCGCACCTTCAGCATTAGTGCTGGCAAAAATACCGCTGCCCGCACCTTGAATCGTCAGGCCGCGACCCGCTTCAACTTCAATATTTCCGGCAGCACCCGTGCTGGTTGTATTGCTATTGATTGCGCTATTAATCAGCGTGATATTGCCAGGACTCGCTGTTGTGATGTTTCCTGCAGCGCCAGGCCCGTTGGCATTGCCAAGAATTTGGACGGTGTCGAAGGTTAGGTTGCCCAGACTGGTGATGTTGGTGTTGCCAGATGGGCCAAATCCATCTGTACTCAGGGTAATAAACTCAGTAGGGGAAATTGGGTTTCGAATACTGATAGTGCCACTGGTCGTCAAGTCTACGTTCCGGGCAGTTAAATCGCCAGTACCTTGAATTTGCACATCACCAGAAATGCCGTCTGAAGAGAGCGTTTGCACATCCAGACCGGATATCACTTCCCTCGCGACTAGTGTGACCTGTCCCCCATTTCCGGAGATCTTCCCGTCTGTCTCGGCCACCGCAAAAGCAAAGACATTGGCATTCGTTTGAATACTCCCGTCAGGGTTAACGACAACCACGGCACCGGCACTACCTTGAATGTTGCCGTTAGGGGCACTGAGGACAATTGCTCCCCCATCCCCAGCGTTACCATCACTGGAAAACGATGACGAGGCTAAGTCTTGATCAACGGTAATGTTGCCAGAGGCGGAAGCAATCTCAATATTTCCCCCATCCCCCGCATTTCCTGAGACTGGAATAAACGAAGTCCCTGGAGGAGAGTTTACGATTGAATCGGCAAATGAGCCTGAAAACAGAGAGCTGCGGATTGCAACGTCACCTGAAATGGACGTGAGCGAAATATTGCCACCATTGCCAGCATCCCCTGAAACGGAACTTGACATGTAGCCTGAGTTAGGCGGGGCGTTACTATAGGACTCAATCGAGAATGAGCCTGAGAATGAATCCAAGGTGTTATTTGCTGTGATATCGCCTGATATGGAAGAAATAGAGATATTTCCCCCATTACCAGCATTCCCTGAGACAGAGCTTGCATTCTGAACTAAAGATGAACGCGCTCTTGAAGCCGAATTTGATAGTACCTGTCCATTCAGAGTGATATCACCTGAAGTGGAAGCGATCGCAATATCCCCACCATTACCAGCATCCCCTGTTACCGTAGTTTCCCTTGAATTTGATGTCGAGCTTGAGGCCAAACGATTGTCGATGGTAATGCTGCCCGAGGTAGAGGATATTGAAATGTCTCCCCCATCCCCCGCATCTCCTGAGGAGGATTGAATCGATCCATTCGATAACGAACGCGTATCCAGAAAATCCTTAAGTGTGATGTTCCCGGAAGTGGAAGCAATGGAAACGTTGCCACCATTGCCAGCATCCCCCGAATCTGCCAACGGATCTGGAGTTGAAAATGAAACCGCACTCAAATAGTTATTGAGGGTGATATTCCCTGAAGTTGAGGTGATCGAAATATTTCCCCCATTTCCGGCATCCCCTGAGTTGGCTTCCGACTGCGATCGCGAATTCAACCTCCCATTAGTTGTGATGTCCCCTGAGATAGAGGAAATGGAAATGTCTCCGCCATTCCCGGCATCGCCTGCCGGTGACGTTGCAAACGCAAGGATATCACCCGCAATGGAGATATTGCTATCAGCTACGAGGATAATTGGCCCCCCGTCACCACCACTGCTATCAGAGGTATCAATACCACCCACCACAATGCTGCCCGGTGGTTGCCCTGCTACCGTACCAGCTGTAAAACTCGTGTTCAGGTCACCAACGTTGGTTTGAGGTACATTGGCCGCACCCACTGAATCAACCCCAGCACGCAAAATCACAGCCGAGCTGCTGTTGAGTAAAGCAGCATCAGGATCGGTGGCGGGTACCCCGATATCTGGGCCAGTGATGCGAATATTGCCTGCCTGAATACTGCCGGTCGCCTCGACCTTCAATGCCACTCCGGTGTAGTCACCAAACACCACATCGCCATCCGCGAAAATAATCGGGTCGTAGAAACTGACAATGTTGCCAGGGCCACCCGCTAGATTTAGAAACTGCAAACTCCCGCCACTGTCAAAATGAGCATCCCCAGAAATCACCCCATCACTGATGAGGGTGAGGTCGCCCCCACTGACGAAAGGTGTTTGTTCCAGGTGCTGCAGCGTCCAAATATCAACCCCTTGATTGCCCTGAATGGTTAAATCGCCTCCAGTCCTGGCCACAAAAGCGTCTGTCGCCGTATCCCGAATTGTGACGGTGTCTTGAGCCTGCAGCATCAAATCTTGACCCGCTAGCACCTGGCCTTCCAAATACAGGTCATTTCCCAGAAGCGTCAAGTCTTGACCTGCCTCCAAAATTCCAGTGCTGGTGATATCTCCTTGGGGTGGGTCATTAAACTGCACCCCCAACGGCACGCTTACACTCAACAGCTCATTCCCCGTTGGCATAGCGCTAAACTCACTGCCATCGGCAAAGGTAAAGCTGTTGGCGGTACTGGTGATAAAAGAACCGCTGACATCTAGCCGGGCATTGGGGCCAAAGATCACCCCATTGGGATTTAGCAAGAACAGGTTGGCAGCACCGTCAACGCCCAGCAGGCCATCGATATTCGAGACATTGCTGCCGGTTACCCGACTGAGGATATTTTCGATGCCGATGGGGTTTGCAAAATATACTGACTGCCCCGTGTTGACATTGAAATCGGCAAAGCTGTGAAAGAGATTCGCCCCTCGGGTGGCCCCCCCTTCAATCAGGTCAGCCGGTAGCCCTTGCACGGTAGCTTCTGGGGTGACGATGGAGCTTTCTGCCCCCAGGCTATTGTCTGGAATTAATTGGGCAACCCCTGGAACAGGAAACAAAGCACTATAGCCCAATAGCGTGATTGAACCCCCTACCACCCCAGTTAGAACGCTGGCGGTACGTCTGCTGTCCCATTCCTTCATGCCCTAGTCGCCTCAAAGCATATGCGTCAAGAAAAATTGTTTTAGCACCCTTGCGGATTCTATCCGAAGATTTTCCAAGTCGTCGGAGAATTACAGCGCCAGCACACAGCAAATTCACCGAAACTTCTCGTAATTTTCATCTAAGGCGATTCCAAGAAGACTATACCCATCTCGTTGGGCAGGTTTAGCTAGAACCCCATGCACGTAACCGATAGAGGGGTGAAAAACCTGCCAGTACCGACATTTTGTTAGCGAGAAATCGTCTATAGCGGTATGCAGGCTAATCAAGCACACCCTAGACCCCAAACCCTAGACCCTGTCTTGACCCGGATGTACTGGACTCAACTGAACAAGGCTATAAGTCTGTTGGATGGGGCGGTCGTTGAATGGTTGTGCAGCTCCGTAGCTTAAGAAAGCCAAAGATCTTTGAAATAGGGTTGCGGAATTTACCCAATATTCATGTAAGTGAACTTACCCAAAACTCAGTTAGATTTTTTGGTCTGAGGGGTGAAGACTGAGTTAGGTTTTAACCATTTTTCACCCGAGTTTTCCTGTAGAGAGCTGTAAAACTGTTCTGAGCTGCTGAACTTGCGCAAGATCTATTCACGATGAACCTATTTCAAGACGCCTTCATTTCCTATGGTCGGGCTGACAGCCGCGACTTTGCCGCTAAGCTTAATCAGCGGCTGACTGAAGAAGGGTTAGAAGTTTGGTTCGATTTTGATGACATCCCCCTGGGGGTGGACTATCAAAAACAAATTGATGACGGTATTGATAAGGCTGATAACATCCTCTTTGTTATTTCGCCCCATTCCGTCAACTCTCCGTACTGCGGTTTGGAAGTGGATCTGGCCATCAAGCGCGGCAAGCGCATTATTCCTTTGCTGCACGTTGAGGAAATTAGCCACGATACCTGGCAGCACCGTAACCCCCACGGCACGGCGGCTGACTGGGAAGCCTACAAAGCGGCTGGCAAACATTCCAGCTTTCCCAACATGCATCCTGTGATTAGTAAAATCAACTGGGTGTATTTTCGGGAAGGCATTGATGACTTTGAGCAGTCTTTACAGAGCCTCTTAGAGCTCTTTAAGCGAGATCAGCTCTATGTTCATCAACATACAATTCTTCTGAATCAAGCTCTGAAGTGGAAGCAAGACAATCGGCTAGCACAGGATCTGTTGGTGGAAGCGCCTTTGAAAAAGGCAGAAGCCTGGTTGCAGACTCGTTTTCGAGACCGACAGCCACCCTGCACCCCGACTAAACTGCATTGCCAATTCATTACAGAAAGCCTCAAGAATGCTAATGATGGCATGACTGAGGTTTTCTTGAGCCATGCTGAAGAAGATCGAGATACCCTGGAGGCCATTTACGAATCCTTGACTCGGGCGGGCTTGACCGTTTGGACTAGCTGGCAAGACATCCAAACCGGGGCGGATTTTCAAGCAGCCATTGAGCACGGTATTGAAGCTGCCGATAACCTCATTTACCTGATCTCACCGGATTCGTTGCGATCGCCCTGGTGTCAGCGGGAAATTGCCTATGGGCGATCGCTCAATAAGCGGATTATTCCCATTCTGATTAAGCCGATTGATCTAGAAAACATCCCTGAAGATTTGCAAAAACTTCAGTTTATTAACCTGACCGATAATCAACAGGCGGTAGATTATCTCTCGGATGAACAAGACTTGCTCAACGTTCTGAATCAAGATGCGGCTTACTACCGAGCCCACAAATTATTGCTGGTAAAAGCACTCAAATGGGAACGACAACTCCGTAATCCTAGTATTTTGCTCCGGGGATATGCCCTCCGCCTCACCGAAGCCTGGCTCAAGGTGGCTCACAAGCATGCCTCCCACCGTCCCTTGGCGATCCAAGAAGAATTTGTTCAAGAAAGTCTGAACCAACCGTCAGATGTCCGGCTGAATGTGTTTGTGGCCAGTGATTCCAAGGATTTAGAATTTGCCAGAAAGCTCAACGAAACCTTGCAAATTCAAGGAGAACAAACCTGGTTCGAGCCGGATAAAACCGCCCTGGGGTCAGATTATGCAACCGAGATGAAAGAGGGGATTGAAAGGGCAGAAAACTTTATCTTTGTGGTTTCCCATGAGGCGCTAGCGGACACAACCCTGTTGGAAGGATTACAGATTGCCCAGAGTCTTTCCAAACGAATTATTGCCGTTTCTTATCAAACCCTAGAGCAATCGGAAGTTCCCTCCACCCTGGCGCAAAGTCCCTGGGTCGACTTCAATACTGGGGAAGATTTCATGAGCAGCTTTGGGACGCTGTATCGCATCCTGAAAAGCCATCCTCAGCACATTCAAGCCCATACCCGGCTGTTGATCCGAGCCTTAGCCTGGGAGCAGGCAGACCGAGATGACAGTGCCCTGCTGCGGGGCAAGGAACTCACTCGGGCAGAGCAGTGGCTCAAACAGGCGCAAACCCAAACGCCAAAACCCTCCGACCTGCAGTTGGCGTATCTAACCAGTAGCCGTGAGCTGTCTTTTCGCAAGGTGAAGCCCCGATCGGTGGTGGGGCTGAGCGTGGGGACAACCTTATTGGTGTTGGTGGCTCGCATCCTCGGGCTGCTGCAGGGCTTTGAACTGTTCGCTTATGATCACCTGCTTCGGCAGCGCCCTGCCGAAGCCCCAGACGATCGCTTTTTAATGGTCACCGTTGACGACAAGAGCGGTTCTTTTGTGCGAGAGGGCTTGATTGAAGGTCGGTATGAACCCAGCATTGGCACCATTCCCGATGATGCTCTTGACCAAGCGCTGACGGTGTTGACCGATAACCAAGCACGGCTCATTGGCCTAGACTTTTATCGAGATTTTCCGGCCAGTGAGCGTTTGGCCGCAACCTTGGAGGACACCGACAATTTAGTCACCGTTTGCAAGGCCAGCTACGAAGGCAGCGGGGTTCACAAAGCGCCAGAAATTCCGATCGAGCAGGTTGGCTTCAGCGATTTAGTGCCAGATCCCTCTGATGGCACCACCTATGTCCGTCGCCATTACCTCATGCAGGGAGCCGATCCCGAATT is drawn from Leptolyngbya sp. SIO1E4 and contains these coding sequences:
- the grxC gene encoding glutaredoxin 3 — protein: MMMFLKNLLKRPTENVHANVEIYTWQTCPYCIRAKLLLWWKGVQYTEYKIDGNGGARVRMAARANGRKTVPQIFINDQHIGGCDDLYALDRRGGLDSLLSEAA
- a CDS encoding BamA/TamA family outer membrane protein, giving the protein MLQSHCHGVNPLNLPITGSAIGGLLLLLSPFTPSFSGSAARAAAPAQKPLPSAVTPPVSSFLESWPAVTPPSIETPEHSPLGPLELTPQPPAVLAQTNLPDTDGASPSLDPLPEEAPLPVLPTPEELLGPDITPPSLPDTNLPGDDATIVIQRFEVVGSTVFSEADFETITTDYVDRPITFTEVRAVRDAISQLYLDNGYITSGAIIPPQAIQDSVVQIQVVEGGVEEIVIEGTQRLLPGYVSSRINLGTGAPLQVDRLLERLQLLRLDPLIDNISADLQAGTRPGTNLLVVSVTEATSFSARYTLDNNRNPSVGSIRNQIQLTERNLTGLGDGLTLGYNITSGSQDVDFAYTLPINPYNGTLSFSLGYTGSEVLESPFEILEVTSNATVAELTLRQPVIQTPTQELALGLIASRQGTQTFLGIADIGGFPLSAGANDEGRIAVTALRFFQEWSQRSPKQVIALRSQFNLGLDALGSTVNSGDIPDSQFFSWLGQGQWVQLLGPDTPLLLRGSIQLTPDPLLTLERYGLGGQATVRGYSQDEVLTDNGANLSLEVRLPIWRDRNSDGLLQVTPFIEGGVGWNTQEADPDPNSLLSIGTGLLLQVENLDVRADFGIPLISTDGDNDTLQEQGIYFSLGYSFF
- a CDS encoding CHAT domain-containing protein, encoding MTTGRPAIAHLPAATPTATWSTTQSPVQLAQAEANPEQQAQVAYDQGQYQAAATLLQQAQQQYRTQGDTLRAAIALSNLSLIYQQLGNWTGAEDALTQAWGRLESQAVPQGVQAQMLDVQGQLYFARGESDAALTTWKQTAELYTQLGDTQRQALSRLHQAQALQAQGLFQQVFRTLEDLADDLADEPDSAMKATILRQLGDSLRATGHLARAGDALQTSLAIGQGLKNNSLMAAATLSLGNLEQGKFNTTFERKGRELAQRHAQASLRYYQQVVDLAEGELGIQARLNLMRLLTHPVVAQWEQAVAFYPTIQERLSQLPPSRTTIYGYTGLAENLIALKQQRDRAIPRWAEVAELLVPAQAQAEALGDVRSQSLVLGTLGHIYEQTGQWDAAEELSRRALALAQPIRADDISYRWQWQLGRILKTQAQSDDAIAAYTNAFETLKGLRSDLVTANADVQFSFRKSVEPVYRELVELLLASVPDLQTEARASAQNKAQVSANRDQNQARLRQARDVMEALQVAELENFFQAACIEKTVSIDQVVNEKDTTAAVVYAILLKDRLELVLKLPQQDDLLHYAAPASRQTVDTTLRQFRTALTSGVDAQPYGEQLYNWLLKPAADQGLLSPDAIKTLIFVLDGDLRLIPMATLHDGEGFLVEKYALSLILGLEVRDPQTLPPQDQLQVLAASLTHPPAAEARTYGPLPNVNVELDTIAATNLSTTLLKDQAFTREALNRQLSETDYTIVHLATHGQFGSDRQNTFILAADGRIDIDTLGQVFESRRQAATHLEMLILSACKTATGDSREVLGIAGATVQAGARSTIATLWSVDDTASVLFAETLYANLGKPGISRAEALRQAQVTLMEQYPGRPRYWAPYVLVGSWR